A single Corynebacterium stationis DNA region contains:
- a CDS encoding MFS transporter: MPSKASKTWESPAHKRTVYGVLAIVAIAILFDGYDLVIYGAVLPNLLADPTQIGQLSPAVAGTLGSWAMIGVTIGALSAGAIGDRLGRRRVFLTAIAWFSLGMALTALTTSVLAFGVLRFFTGLGVGIIVATGGAIVAEFASAGRRNFFNAIAYSGVPAGGVMASLAALALEDAIGWRGLFMIGATPILFLLPAAWFLLPESPKWLVATGRSMRAQELCRKFGLPESHFLTKPVSREAAAKAHVTPSSPTGKSGFAAIFSRVYLPGTLLIGTMSFMGLLSTYGLNTWLPVIMENNGASAAHSMYTLLFLNGGAVVGGLFASMIADRVGAKAVITVTFTLAAISLMILPFTNNVYLTYIPIVIAGVGVLGTQVLTYGLTSNYFDTSARAAGVAWCAGFGRLGGIVGPMATGLMIGAGFGPTWAFGMFAGVAVIGVICTVLIPKSPAVEQVISTEPTVSPHASARVTEGVS; encoded by the coding sequence TTGCCCTCGAAGGCTTCCAAGACATGGGAGTCACCGGCTCATAAGCGTACAGTTTACGGCGTTTTAGCTATCGTAGCTATAGCCATTTTATTTGATGGCTACGACCTCGTTATCTATGGTGCCGTCTTGCCCAATCTATTAGCGGATCCAACTCAGATTGGCCAGCTCAGCCCAGCGGTGGCTGGCACCCTAGGATCCTGGGCGATGATCGGCGTGACCATCGGTGCGCTATCTGCCGGTGCTATCGGTGACCGCCTTGGTCGCCGCCGAGTATTCCTTACCGCCATCGCGTGGTTCTCACTTGGCATGGCGCTAACCGCGCTTACGACATCTGTTCTCGCCTTCGGTGTGCTGCGCTTTTTCACCGGCCTAGGCGTGGGCATCATCGTGGCAACCGGTGGCGCAATCGTCGCTGAATTCGCCTCGGCGGGTCGCCGCAACTTCTTCAACGCCATTGCTTACTCCGGTGTCCCCGCCGGTGGTGTTATGGCCTCTTTGGCAGCACTTGCATTAGAAGACGCGATTGGCTGGCGCGGACTTTTCATGATTGGCGCAACCCCTATTCTGTTCTTGCTGCCTGCCGCGTGGTTCTTGCTTCCAGAATCCCCAAAGTGGCTGGTTGCTACCGGCCGTTCCATGCGCGCGCAAGAGCTTTGTCGCAAGTTTGGCTTGCCAGAATCTCACTTCCTCACCAAGCCTGTTAGCCGTGAGGCAGCAGCGAAAGCTCACGTCACCCCATCGAGCCCCACAGGCAAATCCGGCTTTGCCGCAATCTTCTCCCGTGTATATCTTCCCGGAACCCTGCTTATCGGCACGATGAGTTTCATGGGTCTGCTATCTACCTACGGCCTTAACACCTGGTTGCCTGTGATCATGGAAAATAACGGTGCATCCGCAGCACACTCCATGTACACGCTGCTGTTCCTCAACGGTGGCGCGGTTGTCGGTGGCCTATTTGCCTCCATGATTGCCGACCGCGTCGGCGCGAAGGCAGTTATCACCGTGACCTTTACTTTGGCCGCAATCTCCTTGATGATCCTGCCGTTTACCAATAACGTCTACCTGACCTACATCCCAATCGTCATTGCTGGTGTTGGCGTGCTGGGTACCCAGGTTCTGACCTACGGACTGACCTCGAACTACTTTGATACCTCCGCGCGTGCCGCAGGCGTTGCCTGGTGTGCTGGCTTCGGTCGCCTCGGCGGCATCGTTGGTCCGATGGCAACGGGTCTTATGATTGGTGCCGGCTTTGGCCCCACCTGGGCATTCGGTATGTTCGCCGGAGTCGCCGTCATCGGTGTAATCTGTACCGTCCTGATTCCGAAGTCCCCTGCAGTTGAGCAGGTAATATCCACCGAACCCACCGTGTCCCCACATGCATCTGCGCGGGTTACTGAGGGCGTTTCTTAA